Proteins encoded by one window of Fusarium graminearum PH-1 chromosome 1, whole genome shotgun sequence:
- a CDS encoding chorismate synthase, with translation MSSFGQFFRVTTAGESHGKSVSCIIDNCPPNLGLTEADIQPQLNRRRPGQSAITTPRNEKDRVTIHSGTEDGVTLGTPILLTVPNEDQRPKDYGNKTIDLYPRPSHADWTYLEKYGTKASSGGGRSSARETIARVAAGAVAEKWLKEAYGIEIVAFVTSVGNIKLFGDSDSMSADPAFLSLAERITRQEVDDNLPVRCPDDAYGRAMEARIAELRDAHDSTGGTVTCVIRNAPSGLGEPCFDKLQATLAHAMMSIPAVKAFELGSGFQGAEMTGSKHNDPFVPAPALDAASEKTGIPRSKLQTKTNHSGGIQGGISNGMPIFFKVGFKPPATISQDQTTARYDGQGEGILSAKGRHDPCVVPRAVPIVEGMAALVIADAIMAQHARQMATDIIKR, from the exons ATGTCCAGCTTTGGACAATTCTTCCGGGTGACGAC CGCTGGCGAGTCTCATGGCAAATCTGTCTCGTGCATCATCGACAACTGCCCTCCCAACCTTGGCCTCACAGAGGCTGATATCCAGCCCCAGCTCAACCGTCGTCGACCTGGCCAATCCGCCATCACCACGCCCCGTAACGAAAAAGACAGAGTCACCATCCACTCCGGCACTGAGGATGGCGTCACCCTCGGCACACCCATCCTCCTAACTGTTCCCAACGAGGATCAGCGACCAAAGGACTacggcaacaagaccatcgaCCTCTACCCCCGTCCCAGCCATGCCGACTGGACCTACCTCGAAAAGTACGGCACCAAGGCCTCATCTGGCGGTGGCCGCAGCTCCGCCCGTGAGACAATTGCTCGCGTGGCCGCCGGTGCTGTCGCTGAGAAGTGGCTCAAGGAGGCCTATGGCATCGAGATCGTTGCCTTTGTCACCTCTGTCGGAAACATCAAGCTCTTTGGCGACAGTGACTCCATGAGCGCTGACCCTGCCTTCCTCAGTCTCGCTGAGAGAATCACCCGTCAAGAGGTCGACGACAACCTCCCCGTGCGATGCCCCGACGACGCCTACGGTCGAGCCATGGAGGCACGCATCGCTGAGCTGCGAGACGCCCACGACAGCACTGGCGGAACCGTCACCTGCGTCATCCGCAATGCGCCCTCTGGTCTCGGCGAGCCCTGCTTCGACAAGCTGCAGGCCACCCTCGCCCACGCCATGATGTCCATCCCCGCCGTCAAGGCCTTCGAGCTAGGATCCGGCTTCCAAGGCGCCGAGATGACCGGCAGCAAGCACAACGACCCCTTCGTGCCAGCCCCCGCCCTCGACGCCGCCTCTGAGAAGACAGGCATCCCCCGCTCCAAGCTCCAGACCAAGACGAACCACTCTGGCGGTATTCAGGGCGGTATCAGCAACGGCAtgcccatcttcttcaaggtcgGCTTCAAGCCCCCTGCCACCATCAGCCAGGACCAGACCACAGCGCGCTACGACGGTCAAGGCGAGGGTATTCTCTCCGCCAAGGGCCGACACGATCCCTGTGTTGTGCCTCGTGCGGTGCCCATTGTTGAGGGCATGGCTGCGCTGGTGATTGccgatgccatcatggctcagcACGCAAGACAGATGGCTACCGACATTATCAAGCGATAG